In Collimonas arenae, a single genomic region encodes these proteins:
- a CDS encoding aromatic amino acid transaminase — protein MNAPLSASLFTAIEMAPRDPILGITEGFNADQNPGKTNLGVGVYYDDNGKVPLLECVQKAEAQLIAKLSPRTYLPIEGLAAYDKAVQELVFGADSAVVQEKRAITVQSIGGTGALKLGADFLKRFATADAQVWISDPSWENHRALFESAGFTVNNYPYYDPATRGVNFSGMLNALKSMPSGSVVVLHACCHNPTGADLSDAEWTQVIEVVIQRGLVPFLDMAYQGFGDGIEADGQVVRRFTEAGGPLFVSNSFSKSFSLYGERVGALSIVAASKEEAGRVLSQLKRVVRTNYSNPPIHGGQVVATALSSPELRALWEEELAGMRVRIREMRHLLVKKLKEQAPGHDFDFVTKQRGMFSYSGLTKAQVDRLRDEFSIYAVDTGRICVAALNSKNIDNVVAAIAKVL, from the coding sequence ATGAACGCACCTCTTTCAGCCTCCCTCTTCACCGCCATCGAAATGGCGCCACGCGATCCTATCCTCGGTATTACAGAAGGCTTCAATGCGGATCAAAATCCAGGCAAAACCAACCTCGGCGTCGGCGTTTATTACGATGATAACGGCAAGGTGCCGCTGCTGGAGTGCGTGCAAAAAGCGGAAGCGCAACTGATTGCAAAACTGTCGCCACGCACCTATCTGCCGATCGAAGGCCTGGCCGCTTACGACAAGGCAGTGCAAGAACTGGTATTTGGCGCCGACAGCGCCGTAGTGCAAGAGAAGCGTGCGATCACCGTGCAATCCATCGGCGGCACCGGCGCGCTGAAACTGGGCGCCGATTTCCTCAAGCGCTTCGCCACCGCCGATGCGCAAGTCTGGATCAGCGATCCAAGCTGGGAAAACCACCGCGCACTGTTTGAATCGGCCGGCTTCACCGTCAACAACTATCCGTACTACGACCCTGCTACCCGCGGCGTCAACTTCAGCGGCATGCTCAATGCGCTCAAGAGCATGCCAAGCGGCTCCGTGGTCGTCCTCCACGCCTGCTGCCACAACCCGACCGGCGCCGACCTGAGCGACGCCGAATGGACCCAGGTCATCGAAGTCGTCATCCAGCGCGGCCTGGTGCCGTTCCTCGACATGGCCTACCAAGGCTTTGGCGACGGCATCGAAGCCGACGGCCAGGTAGTGCGCCGCTTCACAGAAGCAGGCGGCCCGCTGTTCGTTTCCAACTCGTTCTCGAAATCGTTCTCGCTGTACGGCGAGCGCGTAGGCGCACTGAGCATCGTCGCCGCCAGCAAGGAAGAAGCCGGCCGCGTACTGTCGCAACTCAAGCGCGTGGTGCGCACCAACTACTCCAACCCGCCAATCCACGGCGGCCAGGTAGTCGCCACCGCCCTGTCGTCGCCGGAACTGCGCGCATTGTGGGAAGAAGAACTGGCCGGCATGCGCGTGCGCATCCGCGAAATGCGCCACCTGCTGGTTAAGAAACTGAAAGAACAGGCGCCAGGCCACGACTTCGATTTCGTCACCAAGCAACGCGGCATGTTTTCTTACTCGGGTTTGACCAAGGCACAAGTCGACCGCCTGCGCGACGAGTTCTCGATTTACGCCGTAGACACAGGCCGTATCTGTGTTGCCGCGCTGAATTCAAAAAATATTGATAATGTTGTCGCCGCAATCGCAAAAGTCCTGTAA
- the uvrB gene encoding excinuclease ABC subunit UvrB: MADISQVSSTVDESKIVTFPNSPYKLFQPFEPAGDQPAAIAKLAEGVEDGLFYQTLLGVTGSGKTYTMANVIARMGRPAIVFAPNKTLAAQLYSEFREFFPHNAVEYFVSYYDYYQPEAYVPQRDLFIEKDSSINEHIEQMRLSCTKSLMERRDVVIVATVSAIYGIGNPNEYHQMILTLRAKDKVSQRDVIARLIQMQYTRNEIDFGRGTFRVRGDTIDVFPAEHAELAVRIEMFDDEIDSLQLFDPLTGRVRQKIPRFTVYPGSHYVTPRATVLRAIDTIKEELRDRLEFFRKENKLIEEQRIEQRTRFDLEMMQEIGFTKGIENYSRHLSGAKAGEPPPTLVDYLPPDALMFLDESHVLIGQLNGMYNGDRARKVNLVDYGFRLPSALDNRPLRFDEFEGKMRQTIFVSATPADYENQHADQVVEQVVRPTGLIDPAIEVRPALSQVDDLMSEANARIKKNERVLVTTLTKRMAEQLTEFLSDNGIKVRYLHSDIETVERVEIIRDLRLGTFDVLVGINLLREGLDIPEVSLVAILDADKEGFLRSERSLIQTIGRAARNLNGTAILYADRMTDSMRRAIDETERRRNKQIAFNTANGITPVGISKQIKELIDGVYSPQEAREELHAAQDQAKYEAMSEKQVSKEIKRLEKLMVDHAKNLEFEKAAQVRDQLHVLKQQLFGAPGADSIAI; encoded by the coding sequence ATGGCTGACATATCACAGGTTTCCAGTACCGTCGACGAGTCTAAAATCGTCACTTTTCCCAATTCGCCCTATAAGCTGTTTCAGCCGTTCGAGCCGGCCGGCGACCAGCCTGCGGCCATCGCCAAGTTGGCTGAGGGCGTGGAAGATGGCTTGTTTTACCAGACTTTGCTGGGGGTGACCGGCTCGGGCAAGACTTATACGATGGCTAACGTCATCGCCCGCATGGGGCGGCCGGCGATCGTGTTTGCGCCGAATAAAACCCTGGCGGCCCAGCTGTACAGCGAGTTTCGCGAGTTTTTCCCGCATAACGCGGTGGAGTATTTCGTCAGTTACTACGATTACTACCAGCCTGAAGCGTATGTGCCGCAGCGCGACTTGTTCATTGAGAAAGATTCGTCGATCAACGAGCATATCGAGCAGATGCGCCTGTCTTGCACCAAGTCGCTGATGGAGCGGCGCGACGTGGTTATTGTGGCAACGGTGTCGGCGATCTACGGTATCGGTAATCCCAATGAGTACCATCAGATGATCCTGACCTTGCGCGCCAAGGACAAGGTCAGCCAGCGCGATGTGATCGCACGCTTGATCCAGATGCAATACACGCGCAATGAAATCGATTTCGGCCGTGGCACCTTCCGTGTGCGCGGCGATACGATCGACGTGTTTCCTGCAGAGCATGCCGAACTGGCTGTGCGTATCGAGATGTTTGACGATGAGATCGACAGCCTGCAGCTGTTCGATCCGCTGACCGGCCGCGTACGGCAGAAAATTCCGCGCTTTACGGTCTATCCCGGTTCGCACTACGTGACGCCGCGCGCCACGGTGCTGCGCGCCATCGATACCATCAAGGAAGAGTTGCGCGACCGGTTGGAGTTTTTCCGTAAGGAAAATAAATTGATCGAAGAACAGCGCATTGAGCAGCGCACCCGTTTCGATCTGGAAATGATGCAGGAAATCGGCTTCACCAAGGGCATCGAAAACTATTCACGCCATCTGAGCGGCGCCAAGGCGGGCGAACCGCCGCCGACATTGGTCGATTATTTGCCGCCGGATGCGCTGATGTTCCTGGATGAATCGCACGTGCTGATCGGCCAGTTGAACGGCATGTACAACGGCGACCGTGCGCGTAAGGTGAATCTGGTGGATTACGGTTTCCGGCTGCCGTCGGCGCTGGATAACCGGCCGCTGCGTTTCGATGAATTCGAAGGCAAGATGCGGCAGACGATTTTCGTATCGGCGACGCCGGCCGATTATGAAAACCAGCATGCCGACCAAGTGGTGGAGCAGGTGGTGCGGCCGACGGGGCTGATCGATCCGGCGATTGAAGTGCGACCAGCCTTGAGCCAGGTGGATGACCTGATGTCCGAGGCGAATGCGCGCATCAAGAAAAACGAGCGCGTGCTGGTCACCACACTGACCAAACGCATGGCGGAACAGCTGACCGAATTCCTCAGCGATAACGGCATCAAGGTGCGTTATTTGCACAGTGATATCGAAACCGTCGAACGGGTTGAAATCATCCGCGATCTGCGTCTGGGAACGTTTGACGTGCTGGTCGGGATCAACCTGCTGCGTGAGGGTTTGGATATTCCCGAGGTGTCGCTGGTAGCGATCCTGGATGCGGACAAGGAAGGCTTCCTGCGTTCCGAGCGCAGCCTGATTCAAACCATCGGCCGTGCCGCGCGTAACCTGAACGGCACCGCGATCCTGTATGCCGACCGCATGACCGATTCCATGCGCCGTGCAATCGACGAGACCGAGCGCCGCCGCAACAAGCAGATCGCTTTCAATACCGCGAATGGCATCACGCCGGTCGGCATCAGCAAGCAGATCAAGGAGTTGATCGACGGCGTCTACAGCCCGCAAGAAGCGCGTGAGGAGTTACATGCGGCGCAGGACCAGGCCAAGTACGAGGCGATGAGCGAGAAGCAGGTCAGCAAGGAAATCAAGCGCCTGGAAAAATTGATGGTCGATCACGCCAAGAACCTGGAATTCGAAAAAGCCGCGCAGGTGCGCGATCAGTTGCATGTGCTGAAGCAGCAGTTGTTTGGTGCGCCTGGAGCGGACAGTATCGCTATTTAA
- a CDS encoding uracil-DNA glycosylase — protein MTDFLPASIRDALRGVHASWLVILENGLRAVAQANPVYLKDLAATEYLPTEGRMFAAFTQPLDAVRYVLVGEGPYPRAASATGVCFMDGAVGSLWSEKGLSKQVNRATSLRNFMKMLLVADGQLAIESTTGDAMSGVAQQAQAAGSPAIQLLADLQDNMVGQGFLLLNASLVFRSDVAPVKDAKAWQPFMQAVLQGLADAAEGRGEPLPTLVLWGKIAEQLHAYPVTARFPKAVAEHPYNLSFIGNAGMQALFGPMQLLKRSA, from the coding sequence ATGACTGACTTTCTTCCTGCTTCAATTCGTGATGCTTTACGTGGCGTGCACGCTTCCTGGCTCGTCATTCTGGAGAACGGTTTGCGCGCAGTCGCGCAGGCCAATCCAGTCTACTTGAAAGACCTGGCCGCGACTGAGTATTTGCCGACCGAAGGCCGTATGTTCGCTGCCTTTACTCAACCGCTGGACGCTGTGCGTTACGTGCTGGTAGGCGAGGGGCCTTATCCGCGCGCAGCCAGCGCTACAGGCGTCTGTTTCATGGATGGCGCGGTGGGTTCGCTGTGGTCTGAGAAGGGTTTGTCCAAGCAGGTCAATCGTGCTACGTCGCTGCGCAATTTCATGAAAATGTTGCTGGTGGCTGATGGCCAGCTGGCGATTGAAAGCACTACCGGCGACGCCATGTCTGGCGTGGCGCAGCAAGCGCAAGCGGCGGGTTCGCCGGCGATCCAGTTGCTGGCGGATTTGCAGGACAATATGGTGGGGCAGGGATTCCTGTTGCTGAATGCGTCGTTGGTGTTTCGTTCCGACGTGGCGCCGGTGAAAGACGCCAAGGCCTGGCAGCCGTTCATGCAGGCGGTGCTGCAAGGGTTGGCCGATGCCGCAGAAGGGCGCGGCGAGCCTTTGCCGACGCTGGTGCTGTGGGGGAAAATCGCCGAGCAGTTGCATGCCTACCCGGTCACTGCGCGCTTTCCGAAAGCGGTCGCCGAGCATCCTTACAATCTCAGCTTTATCGGTAATGCCGGCATGCAAGCCTTGTTCGGCCCGATGCAGCTATTGAAACGAAGCGCGTAA
- a CDS encoding TetR/AcrR family transcriptional regulator, translating into MAIRKSKTPQSPTQRADQKRVDILKSAGKCFRKNGFHQTSMQEICTEVGLGPGAVYRYFTSKDAIIAAMAEDERRQARTMLSEFHDTDDLPQALSAITRAFADRYAAISDAGLMTEIYAEGLRNKRVGAVIKKAETEWVDGLADMLRTAQERGQIDAALNAQQAALLLTAMWDGIVIRQAYTQEVPEAMMNLFDDMLKRWLSTAAVSTKRVKPAPAPKPVIAAPEFDFAPEPEPAAEKTPTQAETDLRQMSLI; encoded by the coding sequence ATGGCCATCCGCAAATCCAAGACACCGCAATCACCGACACAGAGAGCCGACCAGAAACGCGTCGACATCCTGAAGTCCGCCGGCAAGTGCTTCCGCAAGAACGGCTTTCACCAGACCTCGATGCAGGAGATCTGCACCGAAGTGGGCCTGGGACCGGGCGCGGTGTATCGCTATTTCACCAGCAAGGACGCCATCATCGCGGCCATGGCCGAGGATGAACGCCGCCAGGCGCGCACCATGTTGTCGGAGTTTCATGACACCGACGACCTGCCGCAAGCCTTGTCTGCCATCACCCGCGCCTTCGCTGATCGCTACGCTGCGATCAGCGATGCCGGCCTGATGACGGAAATCTATGCAGAGGGATTGCGCAACAAGCGGGTTGGCGCGGTCATCAAGAAGGCGGAGACGGAATGGGTGGACGGCCTGGCAGACATGCTGCGCACCGCCCAGGAACGCGGCCAGATCGATGCTGCGCTGAATGCCCAGCAAGCAGCGCTGTTGCTGACCGCAATGTGGGATGGCATCGTGATCCGCCAGGCCTACACGCAAGAAGTGCCGGAAGCCATGATGAACTTGTTTGACGACATGCTGAAGCGCTGGCTGTCGACCGCAGCGGTGAGCACCAAGCGCGTCAAGCCGGCGCCAGCGCCGAAGCCGGTTATAGCCGCACCGGAATTCGACTTTGCGCCGGAACCAGAGCCTGCCGCGGAAAAGACCCCGACGCAAGCCGAGACCGACCTGCGGCAGATGAGCCTGATCTAA
- the iscR gene encoding Fe-S cluster assembly transcriptional regulator IscR has product MRLTTKGRFAVTAMIDLALRQGKGPVTLSAISERQEISLSYLEQLFGKLRRHQIVESVRGPGGGYNLARKAEDVTVADIIIAVDEPLDATQCGGKENCHSPDHEGGGRCMTHDLWSTLNSKMVEYLDSVSLKDLVEQQHAQQKKTLEQNVVVMHRSHLVA; this is encoded by the coding sequence ATGCGTCTGACTACAAAAGGCCGGTTTGCGGTAACTGCGATGATCGATTTGGCATTGCGCCAGGGCAAGGGTCCGGTGACTTTGTCCGCCATCAGCGAACGGCAAGAGATTTCTCTTTCGTATCTCGAACAATTGTTCGGTAAGTTGCGCCGTCACCAGATTGTTGAATCCGTACGCGGGCCAGGCGGCGGATACAACCTGGCGCGCAAAGCAGAGGACGTCACTGTGGCCGATATCATCATTGCGGTCGACGAACCGCTGGATGCGACCCAGTGCGGCGGCAAGGAAAATTGCCACAGCCCGGATCACGAAGGCGGCGGCCGCTGCATGACGCACGACCTGTGGTCGACCCTGAATTCGAAGATGGTCGAATATCTGGATTCGGTGTCGTTGAAGGATTTGGTAGAACAGCAGCACGCGCAGCAAAAGAAGACCCTGGAACAAAACGTGGTGGTGATGCATCGGTCCCACCTGGTTGCTTGA
- a CDS encoding IscS subfamily cysteine desulfurase — translation MNAPLEKSLIDTLKAPHFPIYMDYSATTPIDPRVADKMIPYLREQFGNPASRSHMYGWSAEKAVEDAREQVAKLVNADSREIIWTSGATEGNNLAIKGAANFYKTKGKHIITVKTEHKAVLDVVRELERQGFEATYLQPQDNGLITIEQLEAAIRPDTILISVMLVNNEIGVIQPIEEIGELCRQKGIIFHCDAAQATGKVVIDLEKWKVDLMTFTAHKTYGPKGVGALYVRRKPRVRLEAQMHGGGHERGLRSGTLPTHQIVGMGAAFEIAREEMDEEIVRIKALRDRLATGLQTIEEVYVNGDMAHRVPHNLNVSFNYVEGESLIMAIKDIAVSSGSACTSASLEPSYVLRALGRSDELAHSSIRFTIGRFTTEEDIDFTIELIKTKVAKLRELSPLWDMYKDGIDISTIQWAAH, via the coding sequence ATGAACGCACCCTTGGAAAAAAGCCTGATAGACACATTGAAGGCGCCTCACTTCCCGATTTACATGGATTATTCGGCAACCACGCCGATCGATCCGCGTGTTGCCGACAAGATGATTCCTTACCTGCGCGAGCAGTTCGGCAATCCGGCCTCGCGTAGCCACATGTATGGCTGGTCCGCTGAAAAAGCCGTGGAAGATGCGCGCGAGCAAGTCGCCAAGCTGGTCAACGCCGATTCACGCGAGATCATCTGGACTTCCGGCGCCACCGAAGGCAACAATCTGGCGATCAAGGGCGCAGCCAATTTCTACAAGACCAAGGGTAAGCACATCATCACCGTCAAGACCGAACATAAAGCGGTGCTGGACGTGGTGCGCGAACTGGAGCGCCAGGGTTTTGAAGCGACTTACCTGCAACCGCAAGACAACGGCCTGATCACCATCGAGCAGCTGGAAGCGGCGATCCGCCCAGACACGATTTTGATCTCGGTCATGCTGGTGAACAATGAAATCGGCGTGATCCAGCCGATTGAAGAAATCGGCGAACTGTGCCGCCAAAAGGGCATCATTTTTCATTGCGACGCGGCGCAAGCCACCGGCAAGGTCGTGATCGACCTGGAAAAATGGAAAGTCGACCTGATGACTTTCACCGCGCACAAGACGTATGGTCCGAAGGGCGTTGGCGCCCTGTACGTACGCCGCAAACCGCGCGTACGCCTGGAAGCGCAAATGCACGGCGGCGGTCACGAGCGCGGCTTGCGTTCGGGCACCTTGCCTACGCACCAGATCGTCGGCATGGGCGCGGCGTTTGAAATCGCCCGTGAAGAAATGGATGAAGAGATCGTTCGTATCAAGGCATTGCGCGACCGCCTGGCGACCGGCCTGCAAACAATTGAAGAAGTGTATGTGAATGGCGACATGGCGCACCGTGTGCCGCATAACCTGAATGTCAGCTTCAACTATGTTGAAGGCGAATCGCTGATCATGGCGATCAAGGATATCGCGGTGTCGTCCGGCTCGGCCTGCACGTCGGCCAGCCTGGAGCCATCGTACGTATTGCGCGCACTGGGGCGCAGCGACGAACTGGCGCACAGCTCGATCCGCTTCACCATCGGCCGCTTCACGACCGAAGAAGACATCGACTTCACGATCGAACTGATCAAGACCAAGGTAGCGAAACTGCGCGAGTTGTCGCCACTGTGGGATATGTATAAAGACGGGATCGATATCAGTACGATCCAATGGGCGGCGCACTAG
- the iscU gene encoding Fe-S cluster assembly scaffold IscU, whose product MSYSAKVLDHYENPRNVGAFEKGDETVGTGMVGAPACGDVMKLQIKVGADGVIQDAKFKTYGCGSAIASSSLVTEWVKGKTLDQAMSIKNTQIAEELALPPVKIHCSILAEDAIKAAVEDYKAKHGEQKQAA is encoded by the coding sequence ATGTCTTACTCAGCAAAAGTTTTGGATCACTACGAAAATCCACGCAATGTCGGCGCTTTTGAAAAAGGCGACGAGACTGTCGGTACCGGTATGGTTGGCGCGCCAGCTTGCGGCGACGTCATGAAGTTGCAGATCAAGGTCGGCGCGGATGGCGTCATCCAGGACGCCAAGTTCAAGACCTACGGTTGCGGCTCGGCGATTGCTTCATCGTCGCTGGTGACTGAATGGGTCAAGGGCAAGACCCTGGACCAGGCAATGTCGATCAAGAACACCCAGATCGCCGAAGAACTGGCGCTGCCGCCAGTGAAGATCCACTGCTCGATCCTGGCCGAAGATGCAATCAAGGCCGCAGTTGAAGATTACAAAGCCAAGCACGGCGAGCAGAAACAAGCAGCATAA
- the iscA gene encoding iron-sulfur cluster assembly protein IscA — MAITLTEKAAKHINRYIERRGKGIGLRFGVRTTGCSGLAYKLEYVDEKTDEDAVFESHGIQVFVDPKSLPYIDGTELDFAREGLNEGFKFYNPNVKDECGCGESFRI; from the coding sequence ATGGCAATCACACTGACAGAAAAAGCGGCGAAGCATATCAACCGCTATATCGAACGTCGCGGCAAGGGCATCGGCCTGCGCTTCGGCGTGCGTACGACCGGTTGCTCGGGGCTGGCCTACAAGCTGGAATACGTGGATGAGAAGACTGACGAAGATGCAGTGTTCGAATCGCACGGTATCCAGGTGTTTGTCGATCCCAAGAGCTTGCCGTATATCGATGGCACCGAACTTGATTTCGCCCGTGAAGGCTTGAACGAAGGCTTCAAGTTCTACAACCCGAACGTCAAGGACGAATGCGGCTGCGGCGAAAGTTTCCGGATCTGA
- the hscB gene encoding Fe-S protein assembly co-chaperone HscB: protein MQNHFELFQLPQRFTLDTTALDQAYHEVQNQTHPDRFVNATAAEKRVAMQWTTRANEAYQILKSPFKRAAYMCELNGVALQAESNTAMPAAFLMQQMEWREMLDDARAGKNLEALEQLDRELRAARRADLQHIGALLDAGDFEKAAQFVRQLMFLEKFGEEISNAFAILES, encoded by the coding sequence ATGCAAAATCACTTTGAACTGTTCCAGTTGCCGCAACGCTTCACACTCGATACGACGGCGCTGGACCAGGCTTATCACGAGGTGCAGAACCAGACGCACCCCGACCGTTTCGTCAACGCCACCGCGGCTGAAAAGCGCGTGGCGATGCAATGGACCACACGCGCCAACGAGGCCTACCAGATCCTCAAGAGCCCGTTCAAGCGCGCCGCCTATATGTGCGAGCTGAACGGCGTCGCGTTGCAGGCGGAGTCGAATACGGCGATGCCGGCGGCTTTCCTGATGCAGCAGATGGAGTGGCGCGAAATGCTGGACGATGCGCGCGCCGGTAAAAACCTGGAAGCGCTGGAGCAGCTGGATCGCGAATTGCGTGCGGCCCGTAGAGCGGATCTGCAACACATCGGCGCATTGCTGGATGCCGGGGATTTCGAGAAAGCGGCGCAATTTGTGCGGCAATTGATGTTCCTGGAAAAGTTCGGCGAAGAGATCAGCAATGCTTTCGCTATCCTCGAATCTTGA
- a CDS encoding LysE family translocator yields the protein MPDIWLFLIAAITLTLAPGPDNIYVLTRGIAQGRKAGLVSALGFSSGLIFHTMLAVLGFAALIKASPLAYSLLRYAGAGYLVYIGVRTLRSHSAIHLQGNVAPMKLSRIYWQSVIANMLNPKVTLFFIAFLPQFVNASAGHIPAQMLLLAAVFILQALAIFSVVALFSGMVGAFFQRKKSAATIMNRLAGTAFIGLGIRIALPQ from the coding sequence ATGCCCGATATCTGGTTATTCCTGATCGCCGCGATAACCCTGACCCTGGCGCCGGGGCCGGATAATATTTATGTACTGACGCGCGGCATCGCCCAGGGCCGCAAGGCCGGGCTGGTCTCCGCACTTGGTTTCAGCTCGGGCCTGATTTTTCATACGATGCTGGCGGTGCTCGGTTTCGCCGCGCTGATCAAGGCTTCGCCGCTGGCGTATTCGCTGCTGCGCTATGCTGGCGCTGGCTATCTGGTGTACATCGGCGTCCGCACCTTGCGTTCGCATTCGGCGATTCATCTGCAAGGCAATGTTGCGCCGATGAAGCTGTCCCGCATCTATTGGCAGAGCGTGATCGCCAATATGCTGAATCCGAAAGTGACGCTGTTCTTTATCGCATTCCTGCCGCAGTTCGTGAACGCAAGCGCCGGCCATATCCCGGCGCAGATGTTGCTGCTGGCAGCGGTATTTATCCTGCAGGCGCTGGCCATTTTTAGCGTGGTCGCCCTGTTTTCAGGCATGGTCGGCGCATTCTTCCAGCGCAAGAAATCGGCCGCCACCATCATGAACCGCTTGGCGGGCACTGCGTTTATCGGTCTCGGTATCCGCATCGCCCTGCCACAATAA